Proteins from one Lepidochelys kempii isolate rLepKem1 chromosome 6, rLepKem1.hap2, whole genome shotgun sequence genomic window:
- the LOC140913770 gene encoding olfactory receptor 5J3-like, giving the protein MAEGNHSMVTQFILLGLTDREELQIPLFAVFLVIYILTLVGNLGMIMLIRVDPRLHTPMYFFLSNLSVTDLCYSSVFTPRMLVNFLVGSKSISYSACIAQHFSFAVFVTTEGFLLAVMACDRYVAICNPLLYTAVMSKRVCFRLVAGSYVGGLVNSLTHTCGLLRLSFCGPNIINHYFCDTNPLLKLACSDNRINEILLIMFSGVIAMSTLLIVIISYLYILFSILRIHSATGRQKAFSTCASHLTAVTMLYVPVSLSHIQPSSTYSLEQEKISAVFYTLVVPMLNPLIYSLRNKEIKDALKRVVDWKNILT; this is encoded by the coding sequence ATGGCTGAGGGCAATCACAGCATGGTGACCCAGTTCATCCTCCTGGGGTTGACAGATCGTGAGGAGCTGCAGATACCCCTCTTTGCGGTGTTTCTGGTGATCTATATTCTTACGCTGGTGGGGAATCTCGGGATGATCATGTTGATCAGGGTTGATCCCCGACTCCatacccccatgtacttcttcctcagTAACCTGTCTGTCACTGACCTTTGCTATTCCTCAGTCTTCACTCCGAGGATGCTGGTGAATTTCTTAGTGGGGAGTAAAAGCATTTCTTACTCTGCCTGTATTGCCCAACACTTCTCCTTCGCTGTTTTTGTGACCACAGAAGGGTTTCTGCTGGCCGTGATGGCATGCGACCGCTATGTAGCCATCTGTAACCCTCTGCTGTACACTGCTGTTATGTCTAAGAGAGTCTGTTTTCGTCTAGTGGCTGGCTCATATGTAGGGGGGCTCGTGAACTCACTGACCCACACATGTGGCTTGTTGAGGTTGTCATTCTGCGGGCCCAACATCATCAATCATTACTTTTGTGACACTAACCCATTGCTGAAGCTCGCCTGCTCTGATAACCGCATCAATGAGATTTTGCTCATAATGTTCTCTGGGGTTATTGCCATGTCCACCCTCCTGATTGTCATCATCTCTTATCTGTACATCCTCTTCTCTATCCTGAGGATCCACTCTGCTACGGGCAGGCagaaagccttctccacctgtgCCTCTCATCTGACAGCTGTCACCATGCTCTATGTACCTGTGAGCTTAAGCCACATACAACCCAGTTCCACCTACTCGCTGGAACAGGAGAAAATCTCTGCTGTGTTTTATACCCTGGTGGTCCCCATGCTGAACCCCCTTATttacagcctgaggaacaaggagaTTAAGGATGCTCTAAAGAGGGTGGTAGACTGGAAAAACATTCTCACCTAA